A single genomic interval of Mangifera indica cultivar Alphonso chromosome 5, CATAS_Mindica_2.1, whole genome shotgun sequence harbors:
- the LOC123215883 gene encoding heterogeneous nuclear ribonucleoprotein 1-like isoform X1 has protein sequence MQSDNGKLFIGGISWDTNEERLKEYFSNYGEVVEAVIMKDRNTGRARGFGFVVFADPAVAEIVIQEKHSIDGRMVEAKKAVPRDDQSMLNRNSSSIHGSPGPGRTRKIFVGGLASTVTENDFKKYFDQFGTITDVVVMYDHNTQRPRGFGFITFDSEEAVDKVLLKTFHELNGKMVEVKRAVPKELSPGPTRSPLGGYPYGLSRVNGLFNGYTQGYTPSTVGGYGLRMDARFSPVVGGRSGFPPFGSGYGMGMNFEPGLGPSFRASGNFNSNISYGRGLSPYYIGNTNRFASPLGYDGGNGGNSSFFSSVTRNLWGNGALNYNANTNSPSSNAYVGSGSGSIGGSSVGNSGVNWVSSAISAQGGGNNVSNSNVNFGYGGGDSNFGFGTGGYARNAGTTLAQTSSYASSNGGYDSVLGDLYGGGSVYGDPTWTTSSAERDGSSSFAYGLGGGTSDVSAKNSPGFVGGYSVNKRQSNRGIAT, from the exons ATGCAATCAGATAATGGCAAATTATTTATTGGTGGAATATCTTGGGACACCAATGAGGAGCGCCTCAAGGagtattttagtaattatgGGGAGGTAGTCGAGGCAGTGATTATGAAGGATCGGAACACAGGGCGTGCTCGTGGATTCggttttgttgtttttgctGACCCTGCTGTTGCTGAGATTGTCATACAGGAAAAGCACAGCATTGATGGAAggatg GTTGAGGCAAAGAAGGCTGTTCCTAGGGATGACCAGAGCATGTTGAATAGAAACAGTAGCAGCATTCATGGTTCTCCTGGTCCAGGTCGCACAAGAAAGATTTTTGTAGGAGGTTTAGCATCCACAGTTACTGAGAATGACTTTAAGAAGTACTTTGATCAGTTTGGGACTATTACTGATGTTGTGGTGATGTATGATCACAACACTCAGAGGCCAAGAGGCTTTGGATTCATCACTTTTGATTCAGAGGAGGCAGTAGACAAGGTGTTGCTTAAGACTTTTCATGAATTGAATGGTAAAATGGTTGAGGTTAAGCGAGCAGTTCCTAAAGAGTTATCACCTGGTCCCACTCGCAGCCCACTAGGTGGATATCCCTATGGTCTGAGTAGGGTTAATGGCTTGTTCAATGGCTACACTCAGGGATATACTCCTAGTACAGTTGGGGGCTATGGACTTAGGATGGATGCTAGATTCAGTCCGGTTGTTGGTGGTCGAAGTGGGTTTCCTCCATTTGGTTCTGGTTATGGGATGGGTATGAATTTTGAGCCAGGCTTAGGCCCAAGTTTCAGAGCTAGTggaaattttaatagtaatatcaGTTATGGAAGAGGCCTGAGTCCATATTATATTGGAAATACGAATAGGTTTGCTAGTCCCCTTGGATATGATGGAGGCAATGGGGGAAATTCCTCTTTTTTCAGTTCAGTGACAAGAAATTTGTGGGGAAATGGGGCCCTTAATTATAACGCTAACACTAATTCTCCAAGTTCCAATGCATATGTGGGATCTGGAAGTGGAAGTATTGGAGGAAGTAGCGTTGGCAATAGTGGAGTCAATTGGGTCTCTTCAGCGATTTCTGCTCAAGGTGGAGGGAATAATGTTTCTAACAGTAATGTGAATTTTGGGTATGGAGGTGGTGATAGCAATTTTGGATTTGGGACAGGAGGATATGCAAGAAATGCTGGAACTACTTTGGCCCAAACATCATCATATGCATCATCAAATGGTGGCTATGATTCAGTCTTGGGGGACCTTTATGGTGGTGGTTCAGTTTATGGGGATCCAACATGGACAACATCTTCAGCTGAGCGAGATGGTTCTAGTTCATTTGCTTATGGGCTTGGTGGTGGTACTTCTGATGTTTCTGCTAAAAATTCTCCGGGTTTTGTTGGTGGTTATAGTGTTAATAAGAGACAATCAAATAGAG GAATTGCTACCTAG
- the LOC123215883 gene encoding heterogeneous nuclear ribonucleoprotein 1-like isoform X2, whose product MLNRNSSSIHGSPGPGRTRKIFVGGLASTVTENDFKKYFDQFGTITDVVVMYDHNTQRPRGFGFITFDSEEAVDKVLLKTFHELNGKMVEVKRAVPKELSPGPTRSPLGGYPYGLSRVNGLFNGYTQGYTPSTVGGYGLRMDARFSPVVGGRSGFPPFGSGYGMGMNFEPGLGPSFRASGNFNSNISYGRGLSPYYIGNTNRFASPLGYDGGNGGNSSFFSSVTRNLWGNGALNYNANTNSPSSNAYVGSGSGSIGGSSVGNSGVNWVSSAISAQGGGNNVSNSNVNFGYGGGDSNFGFGTGGYARNAGTTLAQTSSYASSNGGYDSVLGDLYGGGSVYGDPTWTTSSAERDGSSSFAYGLGGGTSDVSAKNSPGFVGGYSVNKRQSNRGIAT is encoded by the exons ATGTTGAATAGAAACAGTAGCAGCATTCATGGTTCTCCTGGTCCAGGTCGCACAAGAAAGATTTTTGTAGGAGGTTTAGCATCCACAGTTACTGAGAATGACTTTAAGAAGTACTTTGATCAGTTTGGGACTATTACTGATGTTGTGGTGATGTATGATCACAACACTCAGAGGCCAAGAGGCTTTGGATTCATCACTTTTGATTCAGAGGAGGCAGTAGACAAGGTGTTGCTTAAGACTTTTCATGAATTGAATGGTAAAATGGTTGAGGTTAAGCGAGCAGTTCCTAAAGAGTTATCACCTGGTCCCACTCGCAGCCCACTAGGTGGATATCCCTATGGTCTGAGTAGGGTTAATGGCTTGTTCAATGGCTACACTCAGGGATATACTCCTAGTACAGTTGGGGGCTATGGACTTAGGATGGATGCTAGATTCAGTCCGGTTGTTGGTGGTCGAAGTGGGTTTCCTCCATTTGGTTCTGGTTATGGGATGGGTATGAATTTTGAGCCAGGCTTAGGCCCAAGTTTCAGAGCTAGTggaaattttaatagtaatatcaGTTATGGAAGAGGCCTGAGTCCATATTATATTGGAAATACGAATAGGTTTGCTAGTCCCCTTGGATATGATGGAGGCAATGGGGGAAATTCCTCTTTTTTCAGTTCAGTGACAAGAAATTTGTGGGGAAATGGGGCCCTTAATTATAACGCTAACACTAATTCTCCAAGTTCCAATGCATATGTGGGATCTGGAAGTGGAAGTATTGGAGGAAGTAGCGTTGGCAATAGTGGAGTCAATTGGGTCTCTTCAGCGATTTCTGCTCAAGGTGGAGGGAATAATGTTTCTAACAGTAATGTGAATTTTGGGTATGGAGGTGGTGATAGCAATTTTGGATTTGGGACAGGAGGATATGCAAGAAATGCTGGAACTACTTTGGCCCAAACATCATCATATGCATCATCAAATGGTGGCTATGATTCAGTCTTGGGGGACCTTTATGGTGGTGGTTCAGTTTATGGGGATCCAACATGGACAACATCTTCAGCTGAGCGAGATGGTTCTAGTTCATTTGCTTATGGGCTTGGTGGTGGTACTTCTGATGTTTCTGCTAAAAATTCTCCGGGTTTTGTTGGTGGTTATAGTGTTAATAAGAGACAATCAAATAGAG GAATTGCTACCTAG